Proteins co-encoded in one Coregonus clupeaformis isolate EN_2021a chromosome 17, ASM2061545v1, whole genome shotgun sequence genomic window:
- the LOC121572655 gene encoding alanine--tRNA ligase, mitochondrial isoform X1 produces the protein MAAHMRRLTHRYRAVINKNLTSRISLRGCLSRSYSQVQTDFSSNQVRRTFTDFFHDLYQHIIVPSSPVRPRGDPSLLFVNAGMNQFKPIFLGAADPLSEMATYRRVVNSQKCVRAGGKHNDLEDVGRDVYHHTFFEMLGNWSFGDYFKEEACIMAWRLLTEEYRIPPERLYVSYFAGDTTSGLPADEETRHIWLSMGVPSDHLLPFGMRDNFWEMGEIGPCGPCTEIHYDHIGGRNAASLVNADSPDVVEIWNLVFMQYNREADHSLRSLPQFSVDTGMGLERLVTILQGQRSNYDTDLFTPLLSAIQQCSNCPEYRGRTGEADVGKVDMAYRVVADHVRTLSVCIADGVYPGMSGAELVLRRILRRAVRFSTEVLQAPEGALASLVPTVALILGDAYPELHKETDRIMDIINENEAQFLSSLKQGRRVIDRTLQRLEKNDTLFPAPVAWSLHRNLGFPLDLIGLMLEEKGLSVDQQALYELAIENEKCQVQTSIGDTLVHLDLHSLAQLQSGEVPHTDDSPKYHYSLAQDGKYVFQPCHATVQALYCGQSLVSKVAGGQRCGVVLDRTCFYAEQGGQSHDQGYFIRDGLPDVLYPVEAVQVAGGYVVHQVTAAEVLRKGDQVQLYVDEPQRLACMVKHTATHVLNFVLRQLLGPSVEQRGSHVAADRLRFDFSVKGSLSIPQLQEIERSIHNIITENNAVYIEEVPLARAKDIPGLRTVDELYPDPVRVVSVAVPVADLFNSQTDRRTSVELCCGTHLLRTGEIGDLVIISERQMVKGISRIVAVTGDDAREAREAGQNLTQEVESLSARLAVVASPSLADAHRLAKEVGILTDAVDCTPIPQWKRRELQTRLKGLQRTTNTSIRKLETKEAAVKAQSLFKKNGNKTIVVDAVDTDSISVLMKTVNQYSDIAPGTLVMLLSHQQPSGKVLCACQVPKGFSALSASDWALTVCTRLGGNAGGSATVAKGTGSVADLTEALRCAEEYAQDKTQNIR, from the exons ATGGCGGCGCACATGAGACGCTTGACACATAGGTACAGAGCAGTGATAAACAAGAATTTAACATCACGTATAAGCCTCAGAGGATGTTTATCAAGGTCATATTCTCAGGTTCAAACAGACTTTTCGTCTAATCAAGTGCGGCGTACGTTCACAGATTTTTTTCATGATCTCTACCAACACATAATTGTGCCATCCTCCCCGGTTCGTCCGCGGGGAGACCCAAGTCTCCTGTTTGTCAACGCAGGCATGAACCAG TTCAAGCCCATTTTCCTGGGAGCAGCAGACCCGCTCAGTGAAATGGCCACATACCGGCGGGTGGTGAATAGTCAGAAGTGTGTCCGGGCTGGGGGTAAACACAACGACCTGGAAGATGTTGGTCGAGATGTCTACCACCACACCTTCTTTGAGATGTTAGGAAACTGGTCCTTTGGCGATTACTTCAAG GAGGAAGCGTGCATCATGGCCTGGCGTCTACTCACAGAGGAGTACAGGATTCCTCCAGAACGCCTCTACGTCTCATACTTTGCCGGTGATACCACCTCTGGTTTGCCAGCAGATGAGGAAACGCGCCACATCTGGCTAAGCATGGG AGTGCCCTCTGATCACCTCCTGCCATTTGGGATGAGGGACAACTTTTGGGAGATGGGGGAGATTGGCCCCTGTGGTCCCTGCACAGAGATCCACTATGACCACATTGGGGGCCGTAATGCAGCCTCGCTGGTCAATGCGGACAGTCCTGATGTTGTCGAGATTTGGAACCTGGTCTTCATGCAATACAACAG AGAGGCAGATCACAGCTTGCGGTCACTCCCCCAGTTCAGCGTGGACACTGGCATGGGTCTGGAGCGACTGGTGACCATTCTCCAAGGACAACGCTCCAACTACGACACTGACCTCTTTACCCCTCTGCTGTCTGCTATACAACAG TGCTCCAATTGCCCTGAGTATAGAGGGAGGACTGGAGAGGCGGATGTGGGCAAAGTGGACATGGCATACCGCGTCGTTGCTGACCACGTGCGCACCCTGTCTGTCTGCATTGCTGACGGAGTCTACCCAGGCATGTCTGGGGCCGA ATTGGTTTTGCGCCGTATCCTCCGGCGAGCTGTGAGGTTCAGCACTGAGGTACTGCAGGCCCCTGAGGGAGCGCTGGCAAGCCTGGTACCCACTGTTGCTCTTATCCTG GGTGATGCTTATCCTGAACTGCATAAAGAGACAGATAGG atCATGGATATAATCAATGAAAACGAGGCCCAGTTCCTGTCCTCTCTGAAGCAGGGGCGCAGAGTGATTGACAGGACACTCCAGAGATTGGAGAaaaatgacactctattcccaG CGCCTGTGGCCTGGTCTCTGCATCGTAACCTGGGCTTTCCTCTGGATCTCATTGGACTAATGCTGGAGGAGAAGGGCTTGAGTGTTGACCAACAGGCCCTTTATGAGTTGGCCATTGAAAATGAAAAG TGTCAGGTTCAGACCTCAATTGGGGATACGCTGGTCCATCTGGATCTGCACAGCCTAGCCCAGCTGCAGAGTGGAGAAGTCCCCCACACAGACGACTCTCCCAAGTACCACTACAGCTTGGCACAGGATGGCAAATATG TGTTCCAGCCCTGCCATGCTACCGTGCAGGCCCTGTACTGTGGACAGTCTCTTGTCTCGAAGGTGGCCGGGGGCCagaggtgtggtgtggtgctggaCCGGACCTGTTTCTATGCAGAGCAAGGCGGGCAGTCCCACGATCAGGGCTACTTCATCAGAGATGGACTGCCG GATGTCCTGTACCCTGTTGAGGCTGTGCAGGTTGCTGGGGGATATGTGGTTCATCAGGTCACTGCTGCTGAAGTGCTGAGAAAAGGAGACCAGGTCCAGCTCTACGTAGATGAG CCACAGAGACTAGCCTGCATGGTCAAGCACACAGCCACACACGTCCTCAACTTCGTCCTCCGTCAGCTGCTGGGTCCTTCTGTGGAGCAGAGAGGCAGTCATGTCGCTGCAGACCGCCTACGCTTTGACTTCAGCGTCAAG GGATCATTGAGTATTCCCCAGCTCCAGGAGATTGAGAGGAGCATCCACAACATTATCACAGAGAATAATGCGGTGTACATAGAGGAGGTTCCCCTGGCCCGGGCTAAAGACATCCCAGGACTAAGGACTGTGGATGAG TTGTACCCTGATCCAGTGAGAGTGGTGTCCGTGGCAGTTCCCGTGGCAGACCTGTTCAATTCTCAGACGGATAGACGGACGTCAGTGGAGCTCTGCTGTGGAAC GCATTTACTGAGGACCGGGGAGATCGGGGATTTGGTTATAATTTCCGAGAGGCAGATGGTTAAAGGGATCAGCCGTATCGTGGCAGTCACTGGAGACGATGCCAGAGAG GCTCGAGAGGCGGGACAGAACCTGACCCAGGAAGTGGAGTCTCTGTCGGCACGTCTTGCAGTGGTCGCCAGCCCCTCCCTCGCAGATGCCCACCGGCTGGCCAAAGAAGTGGGCATACTGACAGAT GCAGTGGATTGCACTCCCATACCACAGTGGAAGCGGAGAGAGCTTCAAACTCGCCTCAAAGGTCTACAGAGGACAACCAACACAAGCATAAGGAAACTGGAGACCAAAGAG GCTGCTGTGAAAGCCCAATCACTATTCAAAAAGAATGGCAACAAGACTATTGTAGTGGACGCTGTGGACACAGACTCTATATCA GTGCTGATGAAGACAGTGAACCAATACAGTGACATAGCCCCAGGGACCCTGGTCATGCTACTCTCCCACCAGCAGCCATCGGGGAAGGTCCTGTGCGCGTGCCAAGTGCCCAAG GGCTTTAGTGCGCTTTCTGCAAGTGACTGGGCCCTGACAGTGTGTACCCGCCTGGGAGGGAACGCAGGTGGCTCTGCCACTGTGGCAAAGGGCACAGGGAGTGTGGCCGACCTCACTGAGGCACTCAGGTGTGCTGAAGAGTATGCACAGGACAAGACCCAAAACATACGCTGA
- the LOC121572655 gene encoding alanine--tRNA ligase, mitochondrial isoform X2, whose amino-acid sequence MAAHMRRLTHRYRAVINKNLTSRISLRGCLSRSYSQVQTDFSSNQVRRTFTDFFHDLYQHIIVPSSPVRPRGDPSLLFVNAGMNQFKPIFLGAADPLSEMATYRRVVNSQKCVRAGGKHNDLEDVGRDVYHHTFFEMLGNWSFGDYFKEEACIMAWRLLTEEYRIPPERLYVSYFAGDTTSGLPADEETRHIWLSMGVPSDHLLPFGMRDNFWEMGEIGPCGPCTEIHYDHIGGRNAASLVNADSPDVVEIWNLVFMQYNREADHSLRSLPQFSVDTGMGLERLVTILQGQRSNYDTDLFTPLLSAIQQCSNCPEYRGRTGEADVGKVDMAYRVVADHVRTLSVCIADGVYPGMSGAELVLRRILRRAVRFSTEVLQAPEGALASLVPTVALILGDAYPELHKETDRIMDIINENEAQFLSSLKQGRRVIDRTLQRLEKNDTLFPAPVAWSLHRNLGFPLDLIGLMLEEKGLSVDQQALYELAIENEKCQVQTSIGDTLVHLDLHSLAQLQSGEVPHTDDSPKYHYSLAQDGKYVFQPCHATVQALYCGQSLVSKVAGGQRCGVVLDRTCFYAEQGGQSHDQGYFIRDGLPDVLYPVEAVQVAGGYVVHQVTAAEVLRKGDQVQLYVDEPQRLACMVKHTATHVLNFVLRQLLGPSVEQRGSHVAADRLRFDFSVKDRRTKRKRKAPDTHSTMAPIADTQKKQFEEFMKLETDRLLSEEEQADQLVACTANEENNSERQLQQMDELLSENKSILTLFQQLANTFEHVARALVPPHQSCPPTTQSRPNNTAWYPPTTPFGASVYSPIHHLEGSINIHHDHMSSSVAIHCRTFVLSDLIKYIEF is encoded by the exons ATGGCGGCGCACATGAGACGCTTGACACATAGGTACAGAGCAGTGATAAACAAGAATTTAACATCACGTATAAGCCTCAGAGGATGTTTATCAAGGTCATATTCTCAGGTTCAAACAGACTTTTCGTCTAATCAAGTGCGGCGTACGTTCACAGATTTTTTTCATGATCTCTACCAACACATAATTGTGCCATCCTCCCCGGTTCGTCCGCGGGGAGACCCAAGTCTCCTGTTTGTCAACGCAGGCATGAACCAG TTCAAGCCCATTTTCCTGGGAGCAGCAGACCCGCTCAGTGAAATGGCCACATACCGGCGGGTGGTGAATAGTCAGAAGTGTGTCCGGGCTGGGGGTAAACACAACGACCTGGAAGATGTTGGTCGAGATGTCTACCACCACACCTTCTTTGAGATGTTAGGAAACTGGTCCTTTGGCGATTACTTCAAG GAGGAAGCGTGCATCATGGCCTGGCGTCTACTCACAGAGGAGTACAGGATTCCTCCAGAACGCCTCTACGTCTCATACTTTGCCGGTGATACCACCTCTGGTTTGCCAGCAGATGAGGAAACGCGCCACATCTGGCTAAGCATGGG AGTGCCCTCTGATCACCTCCTGCCATTTGGGATGAGGGACAACTTTTGGGAGATGGGGGAGATTGGCCCCTGTGGTCCCTGCACAGAGATCCACTATGACCACATTGGGGGCCGTAATGCAGCCTCGCTGGTCAATGCGGACAGTCCTGATGTTGTCGAGATTTGGAACCTGGTCTTCATGCAATACAACAG AGAGGCAGATCACAGCTTGCGGTCACTCCCCCAGTTCAGCGTGGACACTGGCATGGGTCTGGAGCGACTGGTGACCATTCTCCAAGGACAACGCTCCAACTACGACACTGACCTCTTTACCCCTCTGCTGTCTGCTATACAACAG TGCTCCAATTGCCCTGAGTATAGAGGGAGGACTGGAGAGGCGGATGTGGGCAAAGTGGACATGGCATACCGCGTCGTTGCTGACCACGTGCGCACCCTGTCTGTCTGCATTGCTGACGGAGTCTACCCAGGCATGTCTGGGGCCGA ATTGGTTTTGCGCCGTATCCTCCGGCGAGCTGTGAGGTTCAGCACTGAGGTACTGCAGGCCCCTGAGGGAGCGCTGGCAAGCCTGGTACCCACTGTTGCTCTTATCCTG GGTGATGCTTATCCTGAACTGCATAAAGAGACAGATAGG atCATGGATATAATCAATGAAAACGAGGCCCAGTTCCTGTCCTCTCTGAAGCAGGGGCGCAGAGTGATTGACAGGACACTCCAGAGATTGGAGAaaaatgacactctattcccaG CGCCTGTGGCCTGGTCTCTGCATCGTAACCTGGGCTTTCCTCTGGATCTCATTGGACTAATGCTGGAGGAGAAGGGCTTGAGTGTTGACCAACAGGCCCTTTATGAGTTGGCCATTGAAAATGAAAAG TGTCAGGTTCAGACCTCAATTGGGGATACGCTGGTCCATCTGGATCTGCACAGCCTAGCCCAGCTGCAGAGTGGAGAAGTCCCCCACACAGACGACTCTCCCAAGTACCACTACAGCTTGGCACAGGATGGCAAATATG TGTTCCAGCCCTGCCATGCTACCGTGCAGGCCCTGTACTGTGGACAGTCTCTTGTCTCGAAGGTGGCCGGGGGCCagaggtgtggtgtggtgctggaCCGGACCTGTTTCTATGCAGAGCAAGGCGGGCAGTCCCACGATCAGGGCTACTTCATCAGAGATGGACTGCCG GATGTCCTGTACCCTGTTGAGGCTGTGCAGGTTGCTGGGGGATATGTGGTTCATCAGGTCACTGCTGCTGAAGTGCTGAGAAAAGGAGACCAGGTCCAGCTCTACGTAGATGAG CCACAGAGACTAGCCTGCATGGTCAAGCACACAGCCACACACGTCCTCAACTTCGTCCTCCGTCAGCTGCTGGGTCCTTCTGTGGAGCAGAGAGGCAGTCATGTCGCTGCAGACCGCCTACGCTTTGACTTCAGCGTCAAG GATAGGAGGACCAAGAGGAAAAGGAAGGCACCTGACACACACAGCACCATGGCACCAATTGCAGACACACAGAAGAAACAATTCGAGGAGTTCATGAAGTTGGAGACTGACCGCCTCTTGAGCGAGGAGGAGCAGGCAGATCAACTGGTGGCATGTACAGCAAATGAGGAAAATAACAGTGAAAGGCAGCTTCAGCAAATGGATGAACTCCTCAGTGAGAATAAGAGCATTCTTACATTGTTTCAGCAGCTGGCAAACACATTTGAACATGTGGCAAGGGCCCTTGTCCCACCTCACCAAAGCTGTCCCCCAACAACACAAAGCAGGCCCAACAACACAGCGTGGTATCCCCCCACAACACCATTTGGAGCTTCAGTGTACTCACCTATACACCATTTAGAAGGCTCCATCAACATCCACCACGACCACATGTCGTCGTCTGTAGCCATCCATTGCAGAACTTTTGTCTTGTCTGATTTGATAAAATACATAGAATTCTAA